GGAGGACATTCACCGAGCCCTTGCCAAAGGTCCGGGAGCCAAAGAGGGGGGCACCCCTATTGTCCCGCAGGGCCGCCGCCAGCACCTCCCCCGCCGAGGCGGTATAGCTGTCCACCAGGATGGCCAGGGGGTATTGGAGCGCCAGACCATCGCCCGAGGCCTTGAAGGGCCTTTTCTCTCCCCGGCTGTCCACTTCGTAGGCGACGACAGCGTCCTTCTCCAGGAACTGCCCTGCTACCTCTATCACCTCGTCCAGCAGGCCCCCCGGGTTGCTCCGCAGGTCCAGGACCAGGGCCTTTGTCTCCTGGGAAAGCTGAGAGAGGGCCCCTTTCAGCTCCTGGGGGGTCTGGGAGGAGAAGGAGGCAATGCGGATAACAGCCACCCTGTCCTTTGGAGCCAGGGTGACGCTCTTATTGCTTATCTCCTCCCGGACCACTTCCACCGCCGCGGGGCTGGCCTCTCCTTCGTGGAGGATAAGGAGGCGGACGGGGGTCCCCTTGGGCCCCCTTATGCGGGAAATCAACTCAAGGAGGGTCAGGTCCGCGGTGGGCTCCTCGTTCACCTGGAGGAGCCGGTCCCCGGGCCTTATCCCGGCCTTCTCCGCTGGGGAACCGGGCAGAGAGGCAAGTACGATGAAGTCGCTGTCCCTCTGGGTTACCTCGATCCCGATGCCTTCGAATTTCCCTTCCAGGGAGGCCTGCTCCCACTGGTAGTGCTGGGGGTCCAGGTAGTGGGTATAGGGGTCCTGGAGGGCCTCCAACAGGCCCCTGATAGCTCCCCTTTCCAGCTTCACCTGGTCCAGGGCCGGGGGCTCCACATAGTCCTGGGAAAGGGCCTGCCAGGCCTCTTCCAGGATGGGGAAAGAAGGGGTGCGGTGGAGGGGGGCGGCCAGGTACCCTGCCCCGAAGGCCAGGGCGAGGAGAAGGGCCGGGACCAGGAAGACGAGGGGGTTGCGCCAGCCTCTATTCATCAACAGGATTGTATCACGCAAGGTATGAAAGGCCAAGAGAACAGGGCCCCTTTCAGGAACTCTGTTGTCCGGCACGTGTTGCCGGAGGCGGGGAAGGGTGGTAAAATTGGGGCATATGGTAAGGAGGTGAAGAGGGATGTGTGACAACTGCGTCTCCCATGCCGCGAAGAAGGTAGAGAAGAAGGGGGAGAAGAAACCGGTTAAGAAATAGAAAGTCCGGGGTTGGGGCTGTAGCTCAGTCGGGAGAGCGCCTCCTTTGCACGGAGGAGGTCAGGGGTTCGAATCCCCTCAGCTCCACCAAAGGTGACTTTCGCATAACCGCTGTTTCCCTCCTTTCCTGCAGCATTTTCCCAGTTCAAGTTACAGCAGATCCTGCGAGATTTGAGGTCTTCCGATGGCACTATTCTGATACCCAGTCGTGAAACCAATTCCAGCCGATCTTCAAAGCTGGCATTAGCAAGATTGCCATTTCTCAGCGCGACCAATTCTTTGCGAAGCGCATCAATGTCGACTACTCCCTTATCGTTCACGCGCATGAGGTTTTCGATCTCAGCCTCGGCTTGTCTTATTGCTGTTCTCAATGTGTCGACTTTGCACTTAGCTTCTTCATCATCGTAAATTCCTTTCGCGAAACCGTCCTGCACCCTGCCTAACTCGCGCTTGGCCTGCTGGATCTTGTTTTCCTCGATCTTAGACAGTTTTTGACTGGCCGCGAATCTGTTTGATTCATTGGCTAGCTGCAATTCAATCCATCTATCATCCTCTAGCAATTGGCAGAGTTCCTGCCAGATATCCTCGTCCCATGTAGCGGGAATGAACTTCCTGTAGTCACAGGGATTCTTGATCCAAGGGTAACTGTGTTCGCGGCAGTAGTAGTAGACGGCTTTC
This genomic stretch from Chloroflexota bacterium harbors:
- a CDS encoding S41 family peptidase, producing MMNRGWRNPLVFLVPALLLALAFGAGYLAAPLHRTPSFPILEEAWQALSQDYVEPPALDQVKLERGAIRGLLEALQDPYTHYLDPQHYQWEQASLEGKFEGIGIEVTQRDSDFIVLASLPGSPAEKAGIRPGDRLLQVNEEPTADLTLLELISRIRGPKGTPVRLLILHEGEASPAAVEVVREEISNKSVTLAPKDRVAVIRIASFSSQTPQELKGALSQLSQETKALVLDLRSNPGGLLDEVIEVAGQFLEKDAVVAYEVDSRGEKRPFKASGDGLALQYPLAILVDSYTASAGEVLAAALRDNRGAPLFGSRTFGKGSVNVLHPLSDGSALIITTSRWESPLGHAIEGRGLEPDYPIEPAPGDEGRDPVLEAALKYLEKAP